In Juglans regia cultivar Chandler chromosome 13, Walnut 2.0, whole genome shotgun sequence, the following proteins share a genomic window:
- the LOC109020694 gene encoding ABSCISIC ACID-INSENSITIVE 5-like protein 3 isoform X2, translating into MADRAMMSPNNAQEPHFPPLLARQCSLYNLTFDEVQRQLGNIGKPLNRMNLDELLRNVILVEEGRLVQNNSSSSSSSASFFLGNLNLNGTLSRKTVEEVWKEIVHRQHVNEVANQSVQQQLTLGETTLEEFLVRAGVINPPPIMAIDPMVMVSTQTDWLPFQMAAVQQQELQMTVLDSNFNVSESVYENPVVNVGFLENQLAMPAPMPSISSTCSDSHLAAQRKLRCSDVMEKSIERRQKRMIKNRESAARSRARKQLLQDVSDLTETNNLLKRQKIHRRPLMTCVGTCVRLCLCLYRYVHTCVNDLGSRGTNALIR; encoded by the exons ATGGCTGATAGAGCAATGATGTCTCCCAATAATGCTCAGGAGCCACACTTTCCGCCTCTTCTAGCCAGACAATGCTCTCTGTATAATCTCACCTTCGATGAGGTTCAGAGACAACTGGGAAACATAGGAAAACCTTTGAATCGTATGAATTTGGATGAGTTATTAAGGAATGTGATATTGGTTGAAGAGGGCAGGCTCGTGCAAaacaattcttcttcttcctcgtcATCTGCTTCATTCTTTCTTGGGAATCTTAATTTGAATGGAACTTTGAGTAGGAAGACTGTCGAAGAGGTATGGAAGGAAATTGTTCACCGGCAGCATGTGAATGAGGTGGCCAACCAGTCGGTACAGCAACAACTAACACTTGGAGAAACAACACTCGAGGAGTTTCTAGTTCGTGCTGGGGTCATTAATCCTCCCCCAATAATGGCAATTGATCCGATGGTAATGGTGTCTACGCAGACGGATTGGTTGCCATTTCAAATGGCGGCTGTCCAACAGCAGGAGCTGCAGATGACAGTGCtggattcaaatttcaatgttTCTGAATCGGTGTATGAGAACCCGGTTGTGAATGTGGGTTTCTTGGAGAACCAACTGGCCATGCCAGCACCAATGCCATCAATATCATCGACATGTTCAGATTCTCATCTAGCTGCCCAAAGAAAGCTCAGATGTTCAGATGTAATGGAGAAGAGTATTGAGAGGAGACAGAAGAGGATGATCAAGAACCGGGAGTCGGCTGCTAGGTCAAGGGCAAGGAAGCAG TTGCTGCAAGATGTGTCTGACCTGACCGAAACAAACAACTTGCTCAAAAGGCAAAAG ATCCATCGGCGGCCTTTGATGACGTGTGTGGGAACGTGTGTGCGCTTGTGTTTGTGTCTATACAGATATGTGCATACATGTGTTAATGATCTAGGGAGTAGAGGGACAAATGCACTCATTCGTTGA
- the LOC109020694 gene encoding ABSCISIC ACID-INSENSITIVE 5-like protein 3 isoform X5, whose translation MADRAMMSPNNAQEPHFPPLLARQCSLYNLTFDEVQRQLGNIGKPLNRMNLDELLRNVILVEEGRLVQNNSSSSSSSASFFLGNLNLNGTLSRKTVEEVWKEIVHRQHVNEVANQSVQQQLTLGETTLEEFLVRAGVINPPPIMAIDPMVMVSTQTDWLPFQMAAVQQQELQMTVLDSNFNVSESVYENPVVNVGFLENQLAMPAPMPSISSTCSDSHLAAQRKLRCSDVMEKSIERRQKRMIKNRESAARSRARKQLLQDVSDLTETNNLLKRQKKVDILLSSNPTSMPKYQLRRNSSASF comes from the exons ATGGCTGATAGAGCAATGATGTCTCCCAATAATGCTCAGGAGCCACACTTTCCGCCTCTTCTAGCCAGACAATGCTCTCTGTATAATCTCACCTTCGATGAGGTTCAGAGACAACTGGGAAACATAGGAAAACCTTTGAATCGTATGAATTTGGATGAGTTATTAAGGAATGTGATATTGGTTGAAGAGGGCAGGCTCGTGCAAaacaattcttcttcttcctcgtcATCTGCTTCATTCTTTCTTGGGAATCTTAATTTGAATGGAACTTTGAGTAGGAAGACTGTCGAAGAGGTATGGAAGGAAATTGTTCACCGGCAGCATGTGAATGAGGTGGCCAACCAGTCGGTACAGCAACAACTAACACTTGGAGAAACAACACTCGAGGAGTTTCTAGTTCGTGCTGGGGTCATTAATCCTCCCCCAATAATGGCAATTGATCCGATGGTAATGGTGTCTACGCAGACGGATTGGTTGCCATTTCAAATGGCGGCTGTCCAACAGCAGGAGCTGCAGATGACAGTGCtggattcaaatttcaatgttTCTGAATCGGTGTATGAGAACCCGGTTGTGAATGTGGGTTTCTTGGAGAACCAACTGGCCATGCCAGCACCAATGCCATCAATATCATCGACATGTTCAGATTCTCATCTAGCTGCCCAAAGAAAGCTCAGATGTTCAGATGTAATGGAGAAGAGTATTGAGAGGAGACAGAAGAGGATGATCAAGAACCGGGAGTCGGCTGCTAGGTCAAGGGCAAGGAAGCAG TTGCTGCAAGATGTGTCTGACCTGACCGAAACAAACAACTTGCTCAAAAGGCAAAAG AAAGTGGATATACTTTTATCTTCAAATCCAACTTCCATGCCCAAATACCAACTGCGACGGAACAGCTCTGCTTCCTTCTAA
- the LOC109020694 gene encoding ABSCISIC ACID-INSENSITIVE 5-like protein 3 isoform X7: MADRAMMSPNNAQEPHFPPLLARQCSLYNLTFDEVQRQLGNIGKPLNRMNLDELLRNVILVEEGRLVQNNSSSSSSSASFFLGNLNLNGTLSRKTVEEVWKEIVHRQHVNEVANQSVQQQLTLGETTLEEFLVRAGVINPPPIMAIDPMVMVSTQTDWLPFQMAAVQQQELQMTVLDSNFNVSESVYENPVVNVGFLENQLAMPAPMPSISSTCSDSHLAAQRKLRCSDVMEKSIERRQKRMIKNRESAARSRARKQLLQDVSDLTETNNLLKRQKICAYMC; the protein is encoded by the exons ATGGCTGATAGAGCAATGATGTCTCCCAATAATGCTCAGGAGCCACACTTTCCGCCTCTTCTAGCCAGACAATGCTCTCTGTATAATCTCACCTTCGATGAGGTTCAGAGACAACTGGGAAACATAGGAAAACCTTTGAATCGTATGAATTTGGATGAGTTATTAAGGAATGTGATATTGGTTGAAGAGGGCAGGCTCGTGCAAaacaattcttcttcttcctcgtcATCTGCTTCATTCTTTCTTGGGAATCTTAATTTGAATGGAACTTTGAGTAGGAAGACTGTCGAAGAGGTATGGAAGGAAATTGTTCACCGGCAGCATGTGAATGAGGTGGCCAACCAGTCGGTACAGCAACAACTAACACTTGGAGAAACAACACTCGAGGAGTTTCTAGTTCGTGCTGGGGTCATTAATCCTCCCCCAATAATGGCAATTGATCCGATGGTAATGGTGTCTACGCAGACGGATTGGTTGCCATTTCAAATGGCGGCTGTCCAACAGCAGGAGCTGCAGATGACAGTGCtggattcaaatttcaatgttTCTGAATCGGTGTATGAGAACCCGGTTGTGAATGTGGGTTTCTTGGAGAACCAACTGGCCATGCCAGCACCAATGCCATCAATATCATCGACATGTTCAGATTCTCATCTAGCTGCCCAAAGAAAGCTCAGATGTTCAGATGTAATGGAGAAGAGTATTGAGAGGAGACAGAAGAGGATGATCAAGAACCGGGAGTCGGCTGCTAGGTCAAGGGCAAGGAAGCAG TTGCTGCAAGATGTGTCTGACCTGACCGAAACAAACAACTTGCTCAAAAGGCAAAAG ATATGTGCATACATGTGTTAA
- the LOC109020694 gene encoding ABSCISIC ACID-INSENSITIVE 5-like protein 6 isoform X1 → MADRAMMSPNNAQEPHFPPLLARQCSLYNLTFDEVQRQLGNIGKPLNRMNLDELLRNVILVEEGRLVQNNSSSSSSSASFFLGNLNLNGTLSRKTVEEVWKEIVHRQHVNEVANQSVQQQLTLGETTLEEFLVRAGVINPPPIMAIDPMVMVSTQTDWLPFQMAAVQQQELQMTVLDSNFNVSESVYENPVVNVGFLENQLAMPAPMPSISSTCSDSHLAAQRKLRCSDVMEKSIERRQKRMIKNRESAARSRARKQAHTQQLLQDVSDLTETNNLLKRQKIHRRPLMTCVGTCVRLCLCLYRYVHTCVNDLGSRGTNALIR, encoded by the exons ATGGCTGATAGAGCAATGATGTCTCCCAATAATGCTCAGGAGCCACACTTTCCGCCTCTTCTAGCCAGACAATGCTCTCTGTATAATCTCACCTTCGATGAGGTTCAGAGACAACTGGGAAACATAGGAAAACCTTTGAATCGTATGAATTTGGATGAGTTATTAAGGAATGTGATATTGGTTGAAGAGGGCAGGCTCGTGCAAaacaattcttcttcttcctcgtcATCTGCTTCATTCTTTCTTGGGAATCTTAATTTGAATGGAACTTTGAGTAGGAAGACTGTCGAAGAGGTATGGAAGGAAATTGTTCACCGGCAGCATGTGAATGAGGTGGCCAACCAGTCGGTACAGCAACAACTAACACTTGGAGAAACAACACTCGAGGAGTTTCTAGTTCGTGCTGGGGTCATTAATCCTCCCCCAATAATGGCAATTGATCCGATGGTAATGGTGTCTACGCAGACGGATTGGTTGCCATTTCAAATGGCGGCTGTCCAACAGCAGGAGCTGCAGATGACAGTGCtggattcaaatttcaatgttTCTGAATCGGTGTATGAGAACCCGGTTGTGAATGTGGGTTTCTTGGAGAACCAACTGGCCATGCCAGCACCAATGCCATCAATATCATCGACATGTTCAGATTCTCATCTAGCTGCCCAAAGAAAGCTCAGATGTTCAGATGTAATGGAGAAGAGTATTGAGAGGAGACAGAAGAGGATGATCAAGAACCGGGAGTCGGCTGCTAGGTCAAGGGCAAGGAAGCAG GCTCACACCCAACAGTTGCTGCAAGATGTGTCTGACCTGACCGAAACAAACAACTTGCTCAAAAGGCAAAAG ATCCATCGGCGGCCTTTGATGACGTGTGTGGGAACGTGTGTGCGCTTGTGTTTGTGTCTATACAGATATGTGCATACATGTGTTAATGATCTAGGGAGTAGAGGGACAAATGCACTCATTCGTTGA
- the LOC109020694 gene encoding ABSCISIC ACID-INSENSITIVE 5-like protein 3 isoform X3 codes for MADRAMMSPNNAQEPHFPPLLARQCSLYNLTFDEVQRQLGNIGKPLNRMNLDELLRNVILVEEGRLVQNNSSSSSSSASFFLGNLNLNGTLSRKTVEEVWKEIVHRQHVNEVANQSVQQQLTLGETTLEEFLVRAGVINPPPIMAIDPMVMVSTQTDWLPFQMAAVQQQELQMTVLDSNFNVSESVYENPVVNVGFLENQLAMPAPMPSISSTCSDSHLAAQRKLRCSDVMEKSIERRQKRMIKNRESAARSRARKQAHTQQLLQDVSDLTETNNLLKRQKKVDILLSSNPTSMPKYQLRRNSSASF; via the exons ATGGCTGATAGAGCAATGATGTCTCCCAATAATGCTCAGGAGCCACACTTTCCGCCTCTTCTAGCCAGACAATGCTCTCTGTATAATCTCACCTTCGATGAGGTTCAGAGACAACTGGGAAACATAGGAAAACCTTTGAATCGTATGAATTTGGATGAGTTATTAAGGAATGTGATATTGGTTGAAGAGGGCAGGCTCGTGCAAaacaattcttcttcttcctcgtcATCTGCTTCATTCTTTCTTGGGAATCTTAATTTGAATGGAACTTTGAGTAGGAAGACTGTCGAAGAGGTATGGAAGGAAATTGTTCACCGGCAGCATGTGAATGAGGTGGCCAACCAGTCGGTACAGCAACAACTAACACTTGGAGAAACAACACTCGAGGAGTTTCTAGTTCGTGCTGGGGTCATTAATCCTCCCCCAATAATGGCAATTGATCCGATGGTAATGGTGTCTACGCAGACGGATTGGTTGCCATTTCAAATGGCGGCTGTCCAACAGCAGGAGCTGCAGATGACAGTGCtggattcaaatttcaatgttTCTGAATCGGTGTATGAGAACCCGGTTGTGAATGTGGGTTTCTTGGAGAACCAACTGGCCATGCCAGCACCAATGCCATCAATATCATCGACATGTTCAGATTCTCATCTAGCTGCCCAAAGAAAGCTCAGATGTTCAGATGTAATGGAGAAGAGTATTGAGAGGAGACAGAAGAGGATGATCAAGAACCGGGAGTCGGCTGCTAGGTCAAGGGCAAGGAAGCAG GCTCACACCCAACAGTTGCTGCAAGATGTGTCTGACCTGACCGAAACAAACAACTTGCTCAAAAGGCAAAAG AAAGTGGATATACTTTTATCTTCAAATCCAACTTCCATGCCCAAATACCAACTGCGACGGAACAGCTCTGCTTCCTTCTAA
- the LOC109020694 gene encoding ABSCISIC ACID-INSENSITIVE 5-like protein 3 isoform X4: MADRAMMSPNNAQEPHFPPLLARQCSLYNLTFDEVQRQLGNIGKPLNRMNLDELLRNVILVEEGRLVQNNSSSSSSSASFFLGNLNLNGTLSRKTVEEVWKEIVHRQHVNEVANQSVQQQLTLGETTLEEFLVRAGVINPPPIMAIDPMVMVSTQTDWLPFQMAAVQQQELQMTVLDSNFNVSESVYENPVVNVGFLENQLAMPAPMPSISSTCSDSHLAAQRKLRCSDVMEKSIERRQKRMIKNRESAARSRARKQAHTQQLLQDVSDLTETNNLLKRQKACGISLTTPHSILSLRNYALS; encoded by the exons ATGGCTGATAGAGCAATGATGTCTCCCAATAATGCTCAGGAGCCACACTTTCCGCCTCTTCTAGCCAGACAATGCTCTCTGTATAATCTCACCTTCGATGAGGTTCAGAGACAACTGGGAAACATAGGAAAACCTTTGAATCGTATGAATTTGGATGAGTTATTAAGGAATGTGATATTGGTTGAAGAGGGCAGGCTCGTGCAAaacaattcttcttcttcctcgtcATCTGCTTCATTCTTTCTTGGGAATCTTAATTTGAATGGAACTTTGAGTAGGAAGACTGTCGAAGAGGTATGGAAGGAAATTGTTCACCGGCAGCATGTGAATGAGGTGGCCAACCAGTCGGTACAGCAACAACTAACACTTGGAGAAACAACACTCGAGGAGTTTCTAGTTCGTGCTGGGGTCATTAATCCTCCCCCAATAATGGCAATTGATCCGATGGTAATGGTGTCTACGCAGACGGATTGGTTGCCATTTCAAATGGCGGCTGTCCAACAGCAGGAGCTGCAGATGACAGTGCtggattcaaatttcaatgttTCTGAATCGGTGTATGAGAACCCGGTTGTGAATGTGGGTTTCTTGGAGAACCAACTGGCCATGCCAGCACCAATGCCATCAATATCATCGACATGTTCAGATTCTCATCTAGCTGCCCAAAGAAAGCTCAGATGTTCAGATGTAATGGAGAAGAGTATTGAGAGGAGACAGAAGAGGATGATCAAGAACCGGGAGTCGGCTGCTAGGTCAAGGGCAAGGAAGCAG GCTCACACCCAACAGTTGCTGCAAGATGTGTCTGACCTGACCGAAACAAACAACTTGCTCAAAAGGCAAAAG GCATGTGGGATCTCATTAACCACACCACATTCTATACTCAGCTTGAGGAATTACGCCTTATCTTAA
- the LOC109020694 gene encoding ABSCISIC ACID-INSENSITIVE 5-like protein 6 isoform X6, protein MADRAMMSPNNAQEPHFPPLLARQCSLYNLTFDEVQRQLGNIGKPLNRMNLDELLRNVILVEEGRLVQNNSSSSSSSASFFLGNLNLNGTLSRKTVEEVWKEIVHRQHVNEVANQSVQQQLTLGETTLEEFLVRAGVINPPPIMAIDPMVMVSTQTDWLPFQMAAVQQQELQMTVLDSNFNVSESVYENPVVNVGFLENQLAMPAPMPSISSTCSDSHLAAQRKLRCSDVMEKSIERRQKRMIKNRESAARSRARKQAHTQQLLQDVSDLTETNNLLKRQKICAYMC, encoded by the exons ATGGCTGATAGAGCAATGATGTCTCCCAATAATGCTCAGGAGCCACACTTTCCGCCTCTTCTAGCCAGACAATGCTCTCTGTATAATCTCACCTTCGATGAGGTTCAGAGACAACTGGGAAACATAGGAAAACCTTTGAATCGTATGAATTTGGATGAGTTATTAAGGAATGTGATATTGGTTGAAGAGGGCAGGCTCGTGCAAaacaattcttcttcttcctcgtcATCTGCTTCATTCTTTCTTGGGAATCTTAATTTGAATGGAACTTTGAGTAGGAAGACTGTCGAAGAGGTATGGAAGGAAATTGTTCACCGGCAGCATGTGAATGAGGTGGCCAACCAGTCGGTACAGCAACAACTAACACTTGGAGAAACAACACTCGAGGAGTTTCTAGTTCGTGCTGGGGTCATTAATCCTCCCCCAATAATGGCAATTGATCCGATGGTAATGGTGTCTACGCAGACGGATTGGTTGCCATTTCAAATGGCGGCTGTCCAACAGCAGGAGCTGCAGATGACAGTGCtggattcaaatttcaatgttTCTGAATCGGTGTATGAGAACCCGGTTGTGAATGTGGGTTTCTTGGAGAACCAACTGGCCATGCCAGCACCAATGCCATCAATATCATCGACATGTTCAGATTCTCATCTAGCTGCCCAAAGAAAGCTCAGATGTTCAGATGTAATGGAGAAGAGTATTGAGAGGAGACAGAAGAGGATGATCAAGAACCGGGAGTCGGCTGCTAGGTCAAGGGCAAGGAAGCAG GCTCACACCCAACAGTTGCTGCAAGATGTGTCTGACCTGACCGAAACAAACAACTTGCTCAAAAGGCAAAAG ATATGTGCATACATGTGTTAA